A single window of Bradyrhizobium daqingense DNA harbors:
- a CDS encoding mechanosensitive ion channel family protein yields MDMDLKDFMEFVQTTARSVGAEISSPWFYLQFGLILAAAGIAYAAEAGIRSRVDMTSLAMRWPLPLRHFARVMVASASTAVFTLLVIVSRVVMYHATWPSRSYLLMVAAKMGLAWLVIRLVTSVLRNAFIVKLVSITAWFVAALSIIGQLETTVELLDSFAIVLGGLRLTPLLAIKAGALLLIALWLTNIASNFAESRINATTDLTPSVQVLLVKIIRIGLLAVAIVIALGAVGIDLSALAVFSGAVGVGIGIGLQKIVANFISGIILLADKSVKPGDLVTIGDNTGRISAMKTRYISVAAGDGREFLVPNEDLVTQKVVNWTYTDKNTLVKIAFGTNYDADPRLVCKLAAETAAAHPRAQKGKPPNCILTEFAEAGMKFSLTLWLADPDGMDTVKSDVMLALWDAFKQEGIRVPYPVREIRIRGGALPVETTVEVPN; encoded by the coding sequence ATGGACATGGACCTCAAAGACTTCATGGAGTTCGTGCAGACTACTGCACGCAGCGTCGGGGCGGAAATCTCGTCACCCTGGTTCTACCTGCAATTCGGCCTCATCCTGGCCGCGGCCGGCATCGCCTATGCCGCTGAGGCCGGCATTCGCAGCCGGGTCGACATGACGTCACTGGCGATGCGCTGGCCGCTGCCGCTCCGGCACTTCGCCCGGGTGATGGTCGCGAGCGCCTCGACGGCGGTGTTCACGCTGCTCGTGATCGTCTCGCGCGTGGTGATGTACCACGCGACCTGGCCGAGCCGCAGCTATCTCCTGATGGTCGCTGCCAAGATGGGGCTGGCCTGGCTCGTGATCCGGCTGGTGACGTCGGTCCTGCGCAACGCGTTCATCGTCAAGCTGGTGTCGATCACGGCCTGGTTCGTCGCCGCGCTTTCCATCATCGGGCAGCTGGAAACGACGGTGGAGCTGCTCGATTCCTTCGCCATCGTGCTCGGCGGCCTCAGGCTGACCCCGCTGTTGGCGATCAAGGCCGGCGCGCTGCTGCTGATCGCGCTCTGGCTGACCAATATCGCGAGCAATTTCGCCGAGAGCCGGATCAACGCGACCACAGACCTGACGCCGTCGGTGCAGGTGCTGCTGGTGAAGATCATCCGCATCGGGCTTCTTGCCGTCGCAATCGTCATTGCGCTCGGCGCCGTGGGTATCGATCTGTCGGCGCTCGCGGTGTTCTCCGGCGCGGTCGGCGTCGGCATCGGTATCGGCCTGCAGAAGATCGTCGCCAACTTCATCTCCGGCATCATTCTGCTCGCAGACAAATCGGTGAAGCCCGGCGACCTCGTCACCATCGGCGACAACACCGGACGCATCAGCGCGATGAAGACGCGCTATATTTCCGTCGCAGCCGGCGACGGGCGCGAATTCCTGGTACCGAACGAGGATCTGGTGACGCAGAAGGTCGTCAACTGGACCTATACCGACAAGAACACGCTGGTGAAGATCGCCTTCGGCACCAATTACGACGCCGACCCCAGGCTGGTCTGCAAGCTCGCCGCCGAGACCGCCGCCGCCCACCCCCGCGCCCAGAAGGGCAAGCCGCCGAACTGCATTCTGACCGAGTTTGCGGAGGCAGGGATGAAGTTCTCGTTGACCCTGTGGCTCGCCGACCCCGACGGCATGGACACCGTCAAAAGCGACGTGATGCTGGCGCTGTGGGACGCCTTCAAGCAGGAGGGCATCCGGGTTCCCTACCCGGTCCGCGAAATCCGCATCCGCGGCGGCGCCCTGCCGGTCGAAACCACCGTAGAAGTCCCGAATTAG
- the map gene encoding type I methionyl aminopeptidase encodes MSYVEATDTSLRKTGQIKLHGPAAFAGMRKAGALVAKCLDELTDIVAPGVPTSTIDEFVRDFAFSNGAYPATLMYRGYRYSTCTSLNHVVCHGMPGDRPLKEGDIVNIDVTLIVDGWYGDSSRMYAVGPIARKAERLIEVTYEAMMRGIAAVKPGATTGDIGHAIQSFVEPQGMSVVRDFCGHGLGRMFHDEPNIIHIGRPGEGVQLKPGMFFTIEPMINLGKPHVKILSDGWTAVTRDRSLSAQFEHSVGVTATGVEIFTLSERHGEKQIG; translated from the coding sequence ATGAGCTACGTCGAAGCCACCGATACCTCCCTGCGCAAGACCGGACAGATCAAGCTGCATGGGCCGGCCGCCTTTGCCGGCATGCGCAAGGCCGGCGCGCTGGTGGCGAAGTGCCTCGACGAGCTCACCGACATCGTCGCGCCAGGCGTGCCGACCTCGACGATCGACGAATTCGTCCGCGACTTCGCCTTCAGCAACGGCGCCTATCCGGCGACGTTGATGTATCGCGGCTACCGCTACTCGACCTGCACCTCGCTCAACCACGTGGTCTGCCACGGCATGCCCGGCGACCGTCCGCTGAAGGAAGGCGACATCGTCAACATCGACGTCACCCTCATCGTCGACGGCTGGTATGGCGATTCCAGCCGGATGTATGCGGTCGGCCCGATCGCGCGCAAGGCCGAGCGGCTGATCGAAGTCACCTATGAAGCGATGATGCGCGGCATCGCCGCCGTGAAGCCCGGCGCCACCACCGGCGACATCGGCCACGCCATCCAGAGCTTCGTCGAGCCGCAGGGCATGAGCGTCGTGCGCGATTTCTGCGGCCATGGCCTCGGGCGCATGTTCCACGACGAGCCGAACATTATCCATATCGGCCGTCCCGGCGAGGGCGTGCAGCTCAAGCCCGGCATGTTCTTCACCATCGAGCCGATGATCAATCTCGGCAAGCCGCACGTGAAGATCCTCTCCGACGGCTGGACCGCGGTGACCCGCGACCGCTCGCTGTCGGCGCAGTTCGAGCATTCGGTCGGTGTGACCGCGACCGGTGTCGAGATTTTTACGCTGTCGGAGCGGCACGGCGAGAAGCAGATCGGGTGA
- a CDS encoding JAB domain-containing protein, protein MPAKPDHDKSSLENTPHYHGHRERLRERFYSAGADALSDYELLEMALFPALPRRDTKPLAKTLIKTFGSFAEVVHAPMARLREVDGVGEAAINQLKLIAAAAHRVAKGEVNSRNALSSWNEVIAYCRTSMAFADKEQFRLLFLDKRNQLIADEVQQTGTVDHTPVYPREVIKRALELSATALILVHNHPTTHPMITLDHVQYR, encoded by the coding sequence ATGCCCGCCAAACCAGACCACGACAAGAGCAGCCTTGAGAACACGCCGCACTATCACGGCCATCGCGAGCGGCTGCGCGAGCGCTTCTACAGCGCGGGCGCGGATGCGCTGAGCGATTACGAGCTGTTGGAGATGGCGCTGTTTCCGGCGCTGCCGCGGCGCGACACCAAGCCGCTGGCGAAGACGCTGATCAAGACCTTCGGCTCGTTCGCGGAGGTCGTGCATGCGCCGATGGCGCGGCTGCGCGAGGTCGACGGGGTCGGCGAGGCTGCAATCAACCAGCTCAAGCTGATCGCGGCGGCAGCGCACCGCGTCGCCAAGGGCGAGGTCAACAGCCGCAACGCACTGTCGTCCTGGAACGAGGTAATCGCCTATTGCCGCACCAGCATGGCCTTCGCGGACAAGGAACAGTTTCGCCTGCTCTTCCTCGACAAGCGCAACCAGCTCATCGCCGACGAGGTGCAGCAGACCGGCACCGTCGACCACACCCCGGTCTATCCGCGCGAGGTGATCAAGCGCGCGCTGGAGCTGTCCGCGACCGCGCTGATCCTGGTGCACAACCACCCCACTACCCACCCTATGATCACGTTGGATCACGTTCAATACCGATGA
- a CDS encoding tyrosine-type recombinase/integrase, with protein MPSLTDTAIRHALKRVELSQKQENLADGEGRGTGRLVLVLKPMPKRVTADWMAQQWRDGKRTKKKLGAYPSISLAQAREIFKRDFADVIQKGRSIKIATDTRPGTVADLFEGYVAALKDASKPSWKETEKGLNKIADTLGRNRLAREIEAEEIIELIRPIYERGAKSMADHVRSYLHAAFSWGMKSDNDYRQQSSRRFRLPFNPATGIPTEPKIQGTRWLDEDEFVQLYRWLESPDTPVHPSYPRAVQLIMLTGQRVEEIARFHVNQWDASERIIDWSKTKNLQPHAVPVPLLAAELIEKIKPNEYGWFFPSAKDPSKPVSHGTLYSFVWRQRDRGVIPYATNRDLRRTFKTLAGKAGVSKEIRDRLQNHALQDVSSKHYDRWHYMIEKRAGMAKWDKFVRAMLAKKRLKEAA; from the coding sequence ATGCCAAGCCTGACCGACACCGCGATCCGACATGCGTTGAAGCGGGTGGAGCTAAGTCAGAAACAGGAAAATCTCGCCGACGGTGAAGGGCGCGGCACCGGCCGCCTCGTGCTTGTCCTCAAGCCCATGCCGAAGCGCGTCACCGCCGACTGGATGGCGCAGCAATGGCGCGATGGGAAGCGGACCAAGAAGAAGCTCGGGGCTTATCCCTCCATATCGCTCGCCCAGGCACGCGAAATATTCAAACGCGACTTCGCCGACGTCATCCAGAAGGGTCGCAGCATCAAGATCGCTACCGACACGCGCCCCGGCACCGTCGCTGATCTGTTCGAAGGCTATGTCGCCGCGCTCAAGGATGCGAGCAAGCCGTCCTGGAAGGAAACGGAAAAAGGCCTTAACAAGATCGCCGACACGCTCGGACGCAACCGCCTCGCTCGCGAGATCGAGGCCGAGGAAATCATCGAGCTGATCCGCCCGATCTACGAGCGCGGTGCCAAATCAATGGCCGACCATGTGCGCTCCTATCTCCATGCCGCCTTTAGCTGGGGCATGAAGTCTGACAACGACTATCGGCAGCAGTCTTCCAGACGCTTTCGACTCCCTTTCAATCCGGCAACCGGCATTCCTACCGAGCCTAAGATCCAGGGCACGCGCTGGCTTGACGAAGACGAGTTTGTGCAACTCTATCGCTGGCTGGAGAGCCCCGACACGCCGGTCCACCCCTCCTATCCCCGCGCGGTGCAACTCATCATGCTGACAGGGCAGCGCGTCGAGGAGATCGCGCGGTTTCATGTCAATCAATGGGACGCCAGTGAGCGAATCATCGACTGGTCGAAGACCAAGAACCTCCAGCCGCACGCTGTCCCAGTGCCATTGCTTGCCGCCGAGCTGATCGAAAAGATCAAGCCGAACGAGTATGGCTGGTTCTTCCCCTCCGCCAAGGACCCCTCGAAGCCTGTCAGCCACGGCACTCTTTATAGCTTTGTTTGGCGGCAGCGAGATCGCGGCGTGATTCCATATGCGACAAACCGCGATCTCCGGCGCACGTTCAAGACGCTCGCCGGCAAGGCAGGCGTGTCGAAGGAAATCCGCGATCGCCTCCAGAACCACGCGCTACAGGATGTCAGCTCCAAGCACTACGACCGCTGGCACTATATGATCGAGAAACGCGCTGGCATGGCGAAATGGGACAAATTCGTGCGCGCCATGCTGGCGAAGAAGCGACTGAAAGAGGCCGCATGA